From a region of the Basfia succiniciproducens genome:
- a CDS encoding phosphoglycerate kinase, which produces MSVIKMTDLDLAGKRLFIRADLNVPVKDGKVTSDARIRATIPTLKLALEKGAKVMVTSHLGRPTEGEFKPEDSLQPVVDYLKDAGFNVRLAQNYLDGVEVNEGEIVVLENVRINKGEKKNDPELGKKYAALCDIFVMDAFGTAHRAQASTYGVAEYAPVACAGPLLAAELDALGKALKEPQRPMLAIVGGSKVSTKLTVLDSLSKIADQLIVGGGIANTFIAAEGHNVGKSLYEEDLIPEAKRLAAATNIPVPVDVRVGTEFSENAPATEKSVTEVQADESIFDIGDKSAEELAKIIKSAKTILWNGPVGVFEFPNFRKGTEVISNAIAEATANGAFSIAGGGDTLAAIDLFGIKDKISYISTGGGAFLEFVEGKVLPAVEILEKRANG; this is translated from the coding sequence ATGTCAGTAATCAAAATGACCGATCTTGATTTAGCCGGCAAACGTCTTTTCATCCGCGCCGATTTAAACGTGCCGGTAAAAGACGGCAAAGTGACTTCAGATGCGCGTATCCGCGCAACAATTCCTACTTTAAAATTAGCCTTGGAAAAAGGCGCCAAAGTGATGGTAACTTCTCACTTGGGCCGTCCGACTGAAGGTGAATTCAAACCTGAAGACTCATTACAACCGGTAGTTGATTACTTAAAAGATGCAGGATTTAACGTACGCCTAGCACAAAACTACTTAGACGGCGTTGAAGTAAACGAAGGCGAAATCGTTGTATTGGAAAACGTTCGTATCAACAAAGGCGAAAAGAAAAACGATCCTGAATTGGGTAAAAAATATGCCGCACTTTGCGACATATTCGTAATGGATGCTTTCGGTACGGCTCACCGTGCGCAGGCTTCAACTTACGGTGTTGCCGAATATGCGCCGGTTGCTTGCGCAGGCCCGTTATTAGCGGCTGAATTGGATGCTTTGGGTAAAGCCTTAAAAGAACCTCAACGTCCTATGCTTGCAATTGTAGGCGGTTCAAAAGTGTCTACTAAATTAACTGTTTTAGACAGCCTTTCAAAAATTGCCGATCAATTAATCGTGGGCGGCGGTATTGCCAATACCTTTATTGCCGCTGAAGGCCATAACGTCGGTAAATCTTTATATGAAGAAGATTTAATTCCTGAAGCAAAACGTTTAGCGGCAGCAACTAATATCCCTGTTCCTGTGGATGTGCGTGTGGGTACGGAATTCTCTGAAAATGCGCCGGCAACCGAAAAATCGGTAACCGAAGTTCAAGCCGACGAATCAATTTTCGATATCGGCGATAAATCCGCAGAAGAATTGGCGAAAATTATCAAATCCGCTAAAACCATTCTTTGGAACGGTCCGGTGGGCGTGTTTGAATTCCCTAATTTCCGTAAAGGTACCGAAGTGATTTCTAACGCGATTGCAGAAGCGACTGCAAACGGCGCATTTTCTATCGCCGGTGGCGGTGATACCTTAGCCGCTATCGATTTATTCGGTATCAAAGATAAAATTTCTTATATTTCAACCGGCGGCGGTGCGTTCTTAGAATTTGTTGAAGGTAAGGTTTTACCTGCGGTGGAAATCTTAGAAAAACGCGCAAACGGCTAA
- a CDS encoding TrmH family RNA methyltransferase has translation MNDKSNKAAFQPAKFQQPSNQKRFHERTVGERQEKFGQSRAQFSRSQDNDRFAPQDRRSNKDFDRKERQNPAKNDRTFERRNERPILQETKITETKLGNVKVVMKRSGVSEQPRVKKTGPLSPRAPEKIKKNRAEEMKVYGESACLALFAERPESIVRVWATVETAHKIGDMFSYLAANKKVYHVVERAELELVSGTEHHGGICMLVKKARPFTLTGYLDIPRQQDALIILDNVRNPQNIGGIIRTCAFYGVKGVIVDNAEPLNSAAAMRVAEGGMEYIHQLQTESPDDALAKLRKAGYQVVHTTTNKQAKGVHKLQLAQKVVFVLTESENPALVQSGDEVINLSFANPLKTGLNVAVAAGVLLAKLDK, from the coding sequence ATGAATGATAAATCCAACAAAGCGGCTTTCCAACCGGCAAAATTTCAACAACCAAGTAACCAAAAGCGTTTTCACGAACGTACGGTAGGCGAGCGGCAGGAAAAGTTCGGGCAAAGCCGGGCGCAGTTTTCCCGTTCCCAGGACAATGACCGTTTTGCACCGCAGGATCGCCGGTCAAATAAAGATTTTGACCGCAAAGAACGTCAAAATCCGGCAAAAAACGACCGCACTTTTGAGCGTCGCAATGAGCGTCCGATACTGCAGGAAACTAAAATTACGGAAACAAAACTGGGCAATGTGAAAGTTGTGATGAAACGCAGCGGTGTAAGCGAACAACCGCGTGTAAAAAAAACTGGGCCTTTGTCGCCTCGCGCACCCGAGAAAATTAAGAAAAACCGCGCCGAGGAAATGAAAGTATACGGCGAAAGCGCATGTCTCGCGTTATTTGCCGAACGTCCGGAAAGTATTGTGCGGGTTTGGGCGACCGTTGAAACGGCGCATAAAATCGGTGATATGTTCAGCTATTTAGCCGCCAATAAAAAAGTTTATCACGTGGTTGAACGTGCGGAACTGGAGCTGGTTAGCGGTACCGAACATCACGGCGGGATTTGTATGCTGGTGAAAAAAGCCCGTCCTTTCACTCTTACCGGTTATTTGGATATTCCCCGTCAACAGGATGCGCTAATTATTTTGGATAATGTCCGTAATCCGCAGAATATCGGCGGCATTATCCGTACTTGCGCCTTTTACGGGGTAAAAGGTGTTATTGTCGATAACGCGGAACCGTTAAATTCAGCGGCGGCGATGCGCGTTGCCGAAGGCGGCATGGAATATATTCATCAATTGCAAACGGAAAGCCCGGACGACGCATTGGCTAAATTGCGTAAAGCCGGCTACCAGGTTGTGCACACGACAACAAATAAACAGGCGAAAGGCGTGCATAAATTACAGTTAGCCCAAAAAGTGGTTTTCGTTTTAACCGAGTCTGAAAATCCTGCGTTAGTTCAAAGCGGTGATGAAGTGATTAATCTGTCTTTTGCAAACCCGTTGAAAACCGGGCTCAATGTTGCCGTGGCAGCGGGCGTGCTATTGGCAAAACTGGATAAGTAA
- a CDS encoding diacylglycerol kinase: MEKTTGLTHFIKSAGYSIQGLKSAIKYEAAFRHELAAGLILIPAALYLANDKFEMVLMIGSYLIVLVTELLNSALEAVVDRIGSERHELSGRAKDQGSAAVFVAIANCVMIWLILLIF; this comes from the coding sequence ATGGAAAAGACAACAGGACTTACACATTTTATTAAATCTGCCGGTTATTCTATTCAAGGCTTAAAAAGTGCGATTAAATACGAAGCCGCATTTCGCCACGAATTAGCCGCCGGGCTTATTTTAATTCCCGCAGCGCTTTATTTGGCTAACGATAAATTTGAAATGGTGCTGATGATTGGCAGCTATTTAATCGTATTAGTTACCGAATTATTAAACAGCGCATTAGAAGCGGTTGTGGATCGCATTGGCAGCGAACGTCACGAATTATCGGGCAGAGCCAAAGACCAGGGCTCCGCCGCCGTTTTTGTGGCTATTGCCAACTGCGTTATGATTTGGTTGATTCTGCTGATTTTTTAG
- the relA gene encoding GTP diphosphokinase — MVAVRVSHLLNPKDFIIEDWCAGLGLTPDVEKNIVRAWYYAQEKAQQLFQNSHWYLRDGVEMVEILHGLNMDADSLLTAMLFPIVNAKIVNQEQIKEDFGPHIWKLLKGVIEMNNIRQLNTTDSNAQVDNIRRMLLAMVDDFRCVIIKLAERITYLRDAEKRYSKQDKVAAAKECSNIYAPLANRLGIGQLKWELEDYCFRNLQPEQYRIIAIKLNERRLDREQYIADFVQRVSQYLDESVTGAEIYGRPKHIYSIWRKMQKKHLDFSQLYDIRAVRIIVPALQDCYTALGIVHTHFKHLPDQFDDYIANPKPNGYQSIHTVVLGEGDKPIEVQIRTKKMHDDAELGVAAHWKYKEGNTGSLSAYEEKIIWLRKLLAWQHDISNSGEVVPELRTQVFDDRVYVFTPKGEVVDLPAGSTPLDFAYAIHSDVGHRCIGAKVGGRIVPFTYQLQMGDQIDIITQKNPNPSRDWLNPSLGFTHTAKARSKIQAWFKKLDREKNIPIGKEQLENELNRLAITLKQVEPIALPRYNLKSIDDLYSGIGSGDIRLNHLINFLQAKLIKPTAQEADEEVLRQVTKTANSAANQQKNEKNKGYVIVEGVGNLMHHIARCCQPIPGDDIEGYITLGRGISIHRTDCEQLAELKAAHPERVVESIWGENYNSASGFNLSIRVIANDRNGLLRDITTVLANDKISVANVTTRLDSKRQLATMDLEIQLKNVQILGKVITRLTKLDDVIEVKRL, encoded by the coding sequence ATGGTTGCGGTGCGTGTTTCTCATTTATTGAATCCCAAAGACTTTATTATTGAAGACTGGTGCGCCGGTTTGGGATTAACGCCGGATGTGGAAAAAAATATTGTGCGTGCTTGGTATTACGCCCAGGAAAAAGCGCAACAACTTTTCCAGAACAGCCATTGGTATTTGCGTGACGGTGTGGAAATGGTCGAAATTCTGCACGGTTTAAATATGGATGCGGACAGCTTGCTAACCGCTATGCTATTTCCGATTGTGAATGCGAAAATCGTGAATCAGGAACAAATTAAAGAAGATTTCGGTCCCCATATCTGGAAATTGCTTAAAGGTGTGATTGAAATGAATAATATTCGTCAATTAAACACCACTGACTCCAACGCCCAGGTGGATAACATACGCAGAATGTTATTGGCTATGGTTGATGATTTCCGTTGTGTGATTATCAAACTTGCGGAGCGCATCACTTATCTGCGGGATGCGGAAAAACGCTATTCCAAACAGGATAAAGTTGCCGCCGCTAAAGAATGTTCCAATATTTATGCGCCTTTAGCCAATCGGTTGGGTATAGGCCAGCTTAAATGGGAACTGGAAGATTATTGTTTCCGCAACCTGCAACCGGAACAATATCGTATTATCGCAATCAAGCTCAATGAACGCCGCCTGGATCGCGAACAATACATCGCTGATTTTGTGCAACGGGTATCGCAATATCTGGATGAATCCGTTACCGGCGCCGAAATATACGGGCGTCCGAAACATATTTATAGCATCTGGCGTAAAATGCAGAAAAAACATTTGGATTTCAGTCAGTTATATGATATTCGTGCGGTTCGGATCATTGTGCCGGCGCTACAGGATTGCTATACCGCACTTGGTATCGTGCATACCCATTTCAAACATTTACCTGATCAATTTGACGATTATATCGCAAATCCGAAGCCTAACGGTTATCAGTCCATTCATACCGTGGTGTTGGGTGAAGGCGACAAACCTATTGAAGTACAAATTCGTACCAAAAAAATGCACGATGACGCGGAACTCGGCGTTGCCGCGCACTGGAAATATAAAGAAGGAAATACGGGCTCGCTTTCCGCTTACGAAGAAAAAATCATTTGGTTGCGTAAACTCCTTGCCTGGCAGCACGATATCAGTAACTCTGGTGAAGTTGTGCCGGAATTACGCACCCAGGTGTTTGATGATCGGGTTTACGTATTTACGCCAAAAGGCGAAGTGGTGGATTTACCGGCGGGTTCTACGCCTCTTGACTTTGCTTACGCTATTCACAGCGATGTGGGGCATCGCTGTATCGGCGCGAAAGTCGGCGGTCGGATTGTACCTTTTACCTATCAGCTGCAGATGGGCGATCAGATCGATATTATTACGCAGAAAAATCCGAATCCGAGCCGCGACTGGTTGAATCCGAGCTTAGGTTTTACCCATACGGCTAAGGCACGTTCTAAAATTCAAGCCTGGTTTAAAAAACTGGATCGTGAGAAAAATATTCCTATCGGTAAAGAGCAGTTGGAAAACGAACTTAACCGATTAGCCATTACGTTAAAACAAGTGGAACCTATTGCACTGCCTCGTTATAACTTAAAAAGTATTGATGATTTGTACTCAGGCATCGGTAGCGGCGATATCCGGTTAAATCATTTAATTAATTTCTTACAGGCAAAATTAATTAAACCGACGGCTCAGGAAGCTGATGAAGAAGTATTGCGACAAGTCACTAAAACGGCAAATAGCGCAGCAAACCAGCAAAAAAATGAAAAAAATAAAGGTTATGTTATTGTCGAAGGCGTGGGTAACCTTATGCATCATATTGCGCGCTGTTGCCAACCGATTCCGGGTGATGATATCGAAGGCTATATCACGCTTGGTCGGGGTATTTCAATCCATCGTACGGATTGCGAACAACTTGCCGAATTAAAAGCGGCACATCCGGAACGAGTGGTGGAATCCATTTGGGGCGAGAATTATAATTCGGCTTCCGGTTTCAACCTTAGCATCCGGGTTATTGCTAATGATCGTAACGGATTATTACGCGATATTACAACCGTGCTGGCAAATGATAAAATTTCGGTAGCAAACGTTACTACAAGGTTGGATTCGAAACGGCAATTAGCAACAATGGATTTAGAAATTCAGCTCAAAAATGTACAGATTTTAGGCAAGGTTATCACCCGTTTAACAAAATTAGATGATGTAATTGAAGTGAAACGATTATAA
- a CDS encoding YfhL family 4Fe-4S dicluster ferredoxin, whose translation MALLITDKCTNCDMCLPECPNEAISVGDEIYLIDPALCTECVGHYDTPTCQKVCPINKCIITDPDHIETQDQLWERFVLIHHADQV comes from the coding sequence ATGGCACTTTTAATTACTGACAAATGCACAAATTGCGATATGTGTTTGCCGGAATGCCCGAACGAGGCAATTTCTGTCGGTGATGAAATTTATCTGATCGACCCCGCACTCTGCACCGAATGCGTGGGGCATTACGATACGCCCACTTGCCAGAAAGTTTGCCCTATTAATAAATGTATTATTACGGACCCTGATCACATTGAAACGCAAGATCAGCTTTGGGAACGCTTTGTGTTGATCCATCACGCCGATCAGGTTTAA
- the fbaA gene encoding class II fructose-bisphosphate aldolase, translated as MAKLLDIVKPGVLTGDDVSKVFAYAKEQGFAIPAVNCVGSDSVNTVLETAARVKAPVIVQFSNGGASFYAGKGIKPASGARADVLGAIAGAKHVHTLAQEYGVPVILHTDHAAKKLLPWIDGLLDASEKEFAKTGRPLFSSHMLDLSEEPMEENMAICREYLARMDKMGMTLEIEIGITGGEEDGVDNSGVDESKLYTQPEDVLYVYDQLNPVSSRFTVAAAFGNVHGVYKPGNVKLKPSILGASQEFVAKERGLQAKPINFVFHGGSGSSTEEIREAISYGAIKMNIDTDTQWAAWDGILQFYKANEAYLQGQLGNPEGPDSPNKKYYDPRVWLRKMEESMSKRLEKSFQDLNCVDVL; from the coding sequence ATGGCTAAATTATTAGATATCGTAAAACCCGGCGTATTAACCGGCGATGACGTTTCAAAAGTATTTGCATACGCAAAAGAACAAGGGTTCGCAATCCCTGCGGTAAACTGTGTGGGTTCAGACTCGGTAAACACCGTTTTAGAAACGGCGGCACGCGTGAAAGCGCCGGTTATCGTTCAATTCTCAAACGGCGGTGCATCATTCTATGCGGGTAAAGGTATTAAACCGGCATCCGGTGCGCGCGCAGACGTATTAGGTGCAATTGCCGGTGCAAAACACGTACATACTTTAGCGCAAGAATATGGTGTGCCGGTTATCCTTCACACTGACCATGCAGCGAAAAAATTACTACCTTGGATCGACGGATTACTAGATGCAAGCGAAAAAGAATTTGCAAAGACCGGTCGTCCTTTATTCTCCTCTCACATGTTGGATCTTTCGGAAGAACCAATGGAAGAAAACATGGCAATCTGCCGTGAATACCTTGCCCGCATGGATAAAATGGGGATGACTCTTGAAATTGAAATCGGTATCACCGGCGGTGAAGAAGACGGCGTGGATAATTCGGGTGTTGATGAGTCTAAGCTTTATACTCAACCTGAAGACGTATTATATGTTTACGACCAATTAAATCCGGTTAGCTCCCGTTTTACCGTAGCTGCGGCTTTCGGTAACGTACACGGCGTTTACAAACCGGGTAACGTGAAATTAAAACCGTCTATCTTAGGCGCTTCTCAGGAGTTCGTCGCGAAAGAACGCGGTCTTCAAGCCAAACCGATTAATTTCGTATTCCACGGCGGTTCAGGTTCATCAACCGAAGAAATCCGCGAAGCTATCAGCTATGGTGCAATCAAAATGAACATTGATACCGACACTCAATGGGCCGCATGGGACGGTATCCTTCAATTCTACAAAGCGAACGAAGCTTATCTGCAAGGTCAATTAGGTAACCCTGAAGGCCCTGATTCGCCAAATAAAAAATATTACGATCCGCGCGTTTGGTTACGTAAAATGGAAGAATCTATGTCTAAACGCTTAGAAAAATCTTTCCAGGATTTAAACTGCGTTGACGTATTATAA
- a CDS encoding O-antigen ligase family protein: MLKLNKGFLINGVVGLFFIICLSVRSGYSISPILLALVGLGYLIYDLIKKRKWQISPDEKWLIYSYGLYFSLFVLSLLIHQGRLKELDSPVKIVFLLTLLLLFSRFPIKFSTLIYAIPMGSMIAGITALIDRFYLHSQMAYAPRIMHIQGGDIAMSLGMFSLVCCIYFFIKQQKKWMLFCLLATLSGMLGSILSTARGGWIGVPFVLCFIFWAYRKYLSRTFFVSVISILVVAVGVAVYIPNTKIMKRINAAQHDITSYVDNKRGSDSTSVGARFEMWKSAFLMIKEKPVFGWGIEGVNQMRKEHQKQGIISKYASQFTHAHNQYLDDFSKRGVLGFIALLAVFLVPMRFFRKNLSDRLEVKVVAIFGMVHVISVMFYCFSQGFFSHNSGNIFYFFPVILFYAVILNLTAKKSAESTKS; this comes from the coding sequence ATGTTAAAACTAAATAAAGGATTTTTAATAAATGGAGTTGTAGGGCTGTTCTTTATTATCTGTTTGTCAGTACGTAGCGGATATAGCATTTCCCCTATTCTTCTTGCTCTTGTAGGGCTGGGCTACCTTATTTATGATTTAATCAAAAAGCGAAAATGGCAAATATCACCGGATGAAAAATGGCTGATATACAGTTACGGGCTGTATTTTTCGTTATTTGTGCTGTCTTTATTGATTCATCAGGGACGTTTAAAAGAATTGGACAGCCCGGTAAAAATTGTTTTTTTACTTACCTTATTGCTTCTCTTTAGCCGTTTCCCGATTAAATTTTCTACCCTTATTTATGCGATTCCGATGGGTAGTATGATTGCGGGAATTACCGCATTAATCGACCGTTTTTATCTGCATTCTCAAATGGCGTATGCCCCGCGTATTATGCATATTCAAGGCGGCGATATTGCTATGTCGCTGGGCATGTTTTCATTGGTTTGTTGTATTTATTTCTTTATTAAACAACAGAAAAAATGGATGTTGTTCTGTTTGCTCGCTACATTATCCGGTATGCTGGGCAGTATCCTGTCCACCGCCCGGGGCGGTTGGATTGGTGTGCCTTTCGTGCTGTGTTTTATTTTCTGGGCGTATAGAAAATATCTGTCTAGAACCTTTTTTGTTTCCGTTATTTCAATTCTTGTTGTGGCTGTTGGCGTTGCGGTATACATTCCCAATACAAAAATTATGAAGAGAATTAATGCGGCGCAACACGATATAACAAGCTATGTCGACAATAAAAGAGGTTCCGATTCGACTTCCGTCGGGGCACGTTTTGAAATGTGGAAAAGTGCGTTCCTTATGATTAAAGAAAAACCCGTTTTCGGTTGGGGAATTGAAGGCGTTAACCAAATGCGGAAGGAACACCAGAAACAAGGCATTATCAGCAAATATGCCTCACAATTTACCCATGCCCATAACCAATATTTAGATGATTTTTCTAAACGGGGTGTTCTCGGATTTATCGCCTTACTTGCCGTATTTTTAGTACCAATGCGGTTTTTCCGGAAGAATTTATCTGACCGGTTGGAAGTGAAAGTGGTTGCCATATTCGGTATGGTTCACGTGATTTCCGTGATGTTTTATTGCTTCAGCCAAGGATTTTTCAGCCATAACTCGGGCAATATTTTTTACTTTTTCCCGGTGATTTTATTTTATGCGGTGATTTTGAACTTGACGGCTAAAAAATCAGCAGAATCAACCAAATCATAA
- the recO gene encoding DNA repair protein RecO gives MENLQRGFVLHRKPYSETSLLVDLLTEESGRLTVLAKGARAKRSALKSVLQPFTPLLLRWTGKSSLKILTKAEPAAIALPLQQTALFSGFYVNELITRVIEPETPNPQLFQDYLHCLTSLAVSQNFVEPALREFEFKLLHILGYGVDFLHCAGSGEPVDENMTYRYREEKGFIASLIKDNLTFFGRELIAFERQDFSEKSVLQAAKRFTRVALKPYLGNKPLKSRELFTQTILHLK, from the coding sequence ATAGAAAACCTGCAGCGGGGTTTTGTGTTACACCGCAAACCTTATAGCGAAACCAGTCTGTTAGTGGATCTGCTCACAGAAGAAAGCGGACGATTAACCGTTCTTGCAAAAGGGGCAAGGGCTAAGCGCTCTGCATTAAAATCTGTTTTGCAGCCTTTTACGCCGTTATTGTTGCGCTGGACCGGTAAAAGCAGCCTTAAAATCTTAACGAAAGCGGAACCCGCCGCTATCGCCTTGCCTCTCCAACAAACGGCGCTATTCAGCGGCTTTTATGTGAACGAATTAATCACCCGAGTGATTGAGCCGGAAACGCCGAATCCGCAATTATTCCAGGATTATTTGCATTGTTTGACGAGCCTTGCGGTATCGCAGAATTTTGTCGAACCCGCTTTACGGGAATTTGAATTTAAACTTCTGCATATTTTGGGATACGGCGTGGATTTTCTCCATTGCGCCGGTTCCGGCGAGCCGGTAGATGAAAATATGACTTACCGCTACCGTGAGGAAAAAGGCTTTATCGCCTCCTTAATTAAGGATAATTTAACTTTTTTCGGACGGGAACTTATCGCTTTCGAACGGCAGGATTTCAGCGAAAAATCCGTATTGCAGGCGGCAAAACGCTTTACCCGAGTTGCCTTAAAGCCTTATTTAGGCAATAAACCGTTGAAAAGCCGCGAACTTTTTACTCAGACTATTTTACATTTGAAATAA
- the rlmD gene encoding 23S rRNA (uracil(1939)-C(5))-methyltransferase RlmD, with product MVLLYTPPQKINKLQREMEVEILDLDYQGLGVAKIQGKTWFVENALPGEKVRIKIKEEKRQFGLATTKKILEASAQRQTPKCQYASQCGGCQNQHIPVEMQREAKQKALFRRLLKLQPEGIEFMPMIVGEAFGYRRRVRLSMLFDGKLKRLEIGFRQKNSAQIVHIEQCEVIEPALNKILSKLTALLSRFSQPKNLGHIELVAADNGVAMLLRYSGKLTENDRTLLLDFAVREELMLFLQDDEKTEQIYGQPPFYQLADNLQLQFDIRDFIQVNSLLNQRMITAALDWLDVQKQDHVLDLFCGMGNFTLPLSRRVKSAVGIEGISAMVEKAKANAERNQCQNVQFYRADLDQNFADEVWATEPFNKILLDPPRTGAAFALNALCRLKAEKILYVSCNPATLVRDAEILLNSDYRVKKVAMIDMFPHTGHLESITLFEKQS from the coding sequence ATGGTTTTACTTTATACACCTCCCCAAAAAATAAATAAGCTCCAACGAGAAATGGAAGTAGAGATCCTCGATCTTGATTATCAAGGATTAGGCGTGGCAAAAATTCAAGGAAAAACCTGGTTTGTTGAAAACGCGTTACCGGGCGAGAAAGTTCGGATTAAAATTAAAGAAGAAAAACGCCAGTTCGGTCTGGCAACAACTAAAAAGATCCTTGAGGCGAGTGCGCAACGGCAAACGCCGAAATGTCAGTATGCGTCTCAATGCGGCGGTTGCCAAAATCAGCATATTCCCGTCGAAATGCAACGGGAAGCAAAACAAAAAGCCTTATTCCGACGGTTATTGAAACTGCAACCGGAAGGCATTGAATTTATGCCGATGATAGTTGGTGAAGCTTTTGGTTATCGCCGCCGCGTGCGCCTTAGTATGTTATTTGACGGAAAATTGAAACGATTAGAAATCGGCTTTCGGCAAAAAAATTCCGCCCAAATCGTTCATATTGAGCAATGTGAGGTGATTGAGCCTGCGTTAAATAAAATTCTGTCAAAACTGACCGCACTTTTATCCCGTTTTTCTCAACCGAAAAATCTTGGGCATATTGAATTGGTCGCAGCGGATAACGGCGTTGCCATGTTGTTGCGTTACAGTGGAAAATTGACGGAAAACGACCGCACTTTACTGTTGGATTTTGCCGTTCGGGAAGAGCTAATGCTTTTTTTACAGGATGATGAAAAAACAGAACAAATTTACGGACAACCGCCTTTCTATCAATTAGCGGATAACCTGCAATTACAATTTGATATCCGGGATTTTATTCAGGTCAACAGCCTATTGAATCAGCGGATGATCACCGCAGCGCTGGATTGGCTGGACGTACAAAAACAGGATCATGTGTTAGATCTGTTTTGCGGTATGGGAAATTTCACATTGCCGTTAAGTCGACGAGTAAAAAGTGCGGTCGGAATTGAAGGAATTTCGGCGATGGTGGAAAAAGCCAAAGCAAATGCCGAACGAAATCAATGTCAAAATGTCCAATTTTATCGTGCTGATTTAGATCAGAATTTTGCAGATGAAGTCTGGGCGACAGAGCCATTTAATAAAATTTTACTGGATCCGCCTCGAACCGGTGCCGCATTTGCGCTGAATGCACTTTGCCGGTTAAAGGCGGAAAAAATTCTTTACGTATCTTGTAATCCTGCGACTTTGGTGCGAGATGCGGAGATTCTATTAAACTCGGATTATCGGGTTAAAAAAGTCGCAATGATTGATATGTTCCCCCACACGGGACATTTGGAAAGCATTACACTTTTCGAAAAACAAAGTTAG
- a CDS encoding ribonuclease T2 family protein: MQPKFLLLKSLFYIIPLALTVSGCFDKTAEKLQETPQKSTALSTQESFPPIKNNYDFAMKDDKIGQNLKANVDYYMLALSWSPSFCRTQYEKYGNNLPDSAEYQCGIKKKYGWVIHGLWPQSATARTVAGHPRLCKGDLPQVEENVVRQYMAESPSPNLLQAEWEKHGACAFDRAEQYFAKQQALYRTLTLPTVEMKGKELFSWLRKNNPQLRHAYLGASRDELYICYDLNWQVINCPKQ, encoded by the coding sequence ATGCAACCAAAATTCCTCCTATTAAAAAGCCTGTTTTACATTATTCCGCTAGCTTTAACGGTATCCGGCTGTTTTGACAAAACCGCGGAAAAACTACAGGAAACTCCGCAAAAATCCACCGCACTTTCAACACAGGAGTCCTTCCCGCCCATTAAAAACAATTACGATTTTGCCATGAAGGATGACAAAATCGGGCAAAATCTAAAAGCCAATGTGGATTATTATATGTTGGCGTTATCCTGGTCTCCCTCCTTCTGCCGGACTCAGTATGAGAAATACGGCAATAACCTGCCGGACTCCGCCGAATACCAATGCGGTATTAAGAAAAAATACGGTTGGGTTATCCACGGTTTATGGCCGCAAAGCGCAACCGCAAGAACCGTTGCAGGACATCCCCGTTTATGCAAAGGCGACCTTCCTCAAGTTGAAGAAAATGTAGTTCGTCAATATATGGCGGAAAGCCCGAGCCCGAACTTATTACAGGCGGAATGGGAAAAACACGGCGCCTGTGCGTTTGATCGGGCGGAACAATATTTTGCCAAACAGCAGGCGTTATATCGTACCTTGACCTTACCGACCGTTGAAATGAAAGGCAAAGAATTGTTTAGCTGGCTGAGAAAAAATAACCCGCAGTTACGCCATGCCTATCTAGGTGCAAGCCGCGACGAACTTTATATTTGTTATGACTTGAATTGGCAGGTAATAAACTGCCCTAAACAATAA